In Leishmania infantum JPCM5 genome chromosome 33, a genomic segment contains:
- a CDS encoding putative kinesin, with amino-acid sequence MSIEVHVRVRPSVANVVWSSAETVLYSTANPNTRYVYNKVYPSNSTNESIFHGMEAVVHAAFDGKNVTIMAYGQTGSGKTHSMIGVDHDPGMVPRAAKLLLELKRTTPGAKIQAFYTEIYNESVKDLLEPQRGELALHDAPDGGVFFEKKMIDVETFDDFIQLQAAAERNRKYGVTNLNEHSSRSHVILTFEIHRRNRVGKSVINLVDLAGSESASRANTEGISLREGGYINRSLLTLGNVVDAIVERRPYVPYRDAKLTRLLRTCLGGSGITLILCCVNPSRENFDQTVATLRFTQRAMKIKNDPVVVLNMPPLFTHQYSDGARQLIEGLQESAEAEYQRGLRDSFLYCGTTVASVVSNYQTQVSDCLHSLATAQRLLVAHDHAMAIDHIGRLYNQQNDLVRQRISNQELAENERKRQRDVASEIESRKDKIAKLEEELRTKVSSLDTNLAGWEYQLYEARQKQRSEMDVLLQLELARRARIQYEWVVCLERIASRSVPVIQAGLSALQAKLVESASGGSGAAEHQQYRHHLHTILPLQDGDAGSRTLHVKELRAALMKARDELDDLKTAHEMVKDDIEEARRQQQQQDSKRGSASVSPQPRPNVSDLSEEDLVEYYRGVTDSEVEERIHRLEREEKALMAQARRGVRRESLRRVRESLRVSRGSRGGSSRSPQSGGGGVTITRLAETAGAGPGSNASQHFGRSVADEEARAGFLQTEATAQVEARGRRSSASYADGVKNALSILDSLKAQLQRRGGNNHAAPTVASTSRHQQSQSQRQQGPARLRNYRSVSSSSETRRRQGRKGVEETAVYYDPQEGNVGEEHQCAAPRSAAEAAAHRRHHATVSDSADDTENMSLAELYQASMGKENWSRPKPSAAAAVSSRAAHKYAAVAEDDAAFDADEEADEGKEDGRPVSHQLTSSPPIEIAARRKMKRQNSRPAVERALYALNSNSHSTSPS; translated from the coding sequence ATGAGCATTgaggtgcacgtgcgcgttcGCCCGTCCGTGGCGAACGTTGTATGGTCCAGTGCCGAAACAGTGCTTTACAGCACGGCCAACCCCAACACCCGGTACGTTTACAACAAGGTGTACCCGAGCAACAGCACGAATGAGTCCATCTTCCATGGCATGGAGGCGGTTGTGCATGCGGCGTTCGATGGCAAGAACGTCACCATTATGGCGTACGGTCAGACTGGCAGTGGCAAGACGCATAGCATGATCGGCGTAGATCACGATCCTGGCATGGTGCCACGGGCAGCGAAATTGCTGTTAGAGTTGAAGCGAACCACTCCTGGTGCGAAGATACAGGCATTCTACACGGAGATCTACAACGAGTCCGTCAAGGATCTTCTAGAGCCCCAGAGAGGCGAGCTTGCGCTGCACGACGCCCCTGACGGTGGCGTCTTCTTTGAGAAGAAGATGATCGACGTGGAAACTTTTGACGACTTTAtacagctgcaggcggcagcggagcggaACCGCAAGTACGGCGTCACCAATCTGAACGAGCACAGTAGCCGCTCGCACGTCATCCTCACCTTCGAAATACATCGGCGCAATCGGGTTGGCAAGAGCGTCATCAACTTGGTCGACCTAGCTGGCTCCGAGTCGGCGTCACGCGCGAACACGGAGGGCATTTCTCTTCGCGAGGGCGGCTACATCAACCGCAGCCTTCTAACTCTGGGCAACGTGGTGGACGCCATCGTCGAGAGGCGACCCTATGTCCCATACAGAGACGCCAAGCTGACGCGCCTCCTTCGCACGTGCCTGGGCGGCTCCGGTATCACGCTCATACTCTGCTGCGTGAACCCCTCCCGCGAGAACTTTGATCAAACCGTCGCGACGCTCCGCTTCACGCAGCGCGCGATGAAGATCAAGAACGACCCTGTCGTCGTCCTTAATATGCCGCCACTTTTCACGCATCAGTATAGTGACGGTGCACGGCAGCTCATTGAGGGCCTGCAGgagtcggcggaggcggagtaCCAGCGTGGGCTGCGCGACAGCTTTCTCTACTGCGGCACCACGGTTGCCTCGGTCGTCAGCAACTACCAGACGCAGGTGTCCGACTGCTTGCACTCGCTGGCGACCGCGCAACGCCTGCTCGTGGCGCATGACCACGCCATGGCCATCGACCATATTGGGCGACTGTATAACCAGCAGAACGACttggtgcggcagcggatcAGCAACCAGGAGCTGGCCGAGAACGagaggaagcggcagcgcgacgtGGCGTCCGAGATCGAGTCCCGAAAGGACAAGATAGCGAaactggaggaggagctcagGACCAAGGTCTCATCACTCGACACGAATTTGGCGGGGTGGGAGTATCAGCTCTACGAGGCgcggcagaagcagcggagTGAGATGGACGTGCTGCTTCAGCTAGAGCTGGCGCGTCGTGCACGCATCCAGTACGAGTGGGTTGTGTGCTTGGAGCGCATTGCGTCGCGCAGTGTTCCCGTCATTCAAGCTGGGCtctcggcgctgcaggcaaAGCTAGTCGaaagcgccagcggcggcagcggcgctgcagagcatcAGCAATACCGCCATCACCTACATACCATCCTGCCGTTGCAGGATGGCGATGCTGGGAGCCGCACGCTGCATGTGAAGGAACTGCGGGCAGCCCTGATGAAGGCTCGCGATGAATTGGATGACCTGAAGACGGCACACGAAATGGTGAAGGATGACAtcgaggaggcgaggaggcagcagcagcagcaagacaGCAAACGCGGCTCCGCTTCCGTATCACCGCAACCGCGCCCGAACGTGTCTGACCTCTCAGAGGAGGATCTTGTCGAGTACTACCGCGGCGTTACTGACAGCGAGGTTGAGGAACGCATTCACCGTCTGGAGCGTGAGGAAAAGGCGCTGATGGCGCAGGCACGGCGTGGCGTTCGCCGCGAGAGtctgcggcgcgtgcgcgagagCCTTCGCGTATCGCGTGGCAGTCGTGGAGGCAGTAGCCGCTCTCCGCagagtggcggcggcggcgtcactaTCACTCGTCTGGCCGAAACCGCCGGCGCAGGACCCGGCTCGAACGCGTCACAGCATTTCGGACGCAGTGTAGCTGATGAGGAGGCGCGCGCCGGTTTTCTCCAGACGGAGGCGACTGCGCAGGTGGAGGCGCGGGGCAGGCGAAGCTCGGCCAGCTACGCGGACGGCGTGAAGAACGCGCTTTCCATCTTAGACAGCCTCAAAGCACAGCTCCAGCGTAGGGGCGGCAACAACCATGCTGCGCCCACGGTAGCATCTACAAGCCGCCATCAGCAGTCGcagtcgcagcggcagcaggggcCTGCCCGCCTGCGTAACTATCGTAGCGTAAGCAGCAGTAGCGAGACGCGTCGACGGCAGGGCCGCAAAGGGGTtgaggagacggcggtgtACTACGACCCCCAAGAGGGAAATGTAGGAGAGGAGCATCAGTGCGCCGCTCCCCGCTCTGCCGCAGAGGCTGCTGCacaccggcgccaccacgccACTGTGTCCGACAGCGCCGACGACACGGAAAACATGTCACTGGCAGAACTGTATCAGGCATCGATGGGGAAGGAGAATTGGAGTCGGCCCAAgccctctgctgctgccgccgtgtcTTCTCGCGCGGCGCACAAGTACGCCGCGGTCGCGGAGGACGATGCGGCATTCGACGCGGATGAGGAGGCAGATGAGGGAAAGGAGGATGGGCGGCCGGTATCGCATCAGCTCACCTCGTCCCCACCGATCGAGATTGCGGCACGACGCAAAATGAAGCGGCAGAACTCCCGCCCGGCGGTGGAGCGGGCCCTTTACGCGTTGAACTCAAACTCTCACTCAACGTCCCCCTCGTGA